gtgtgtgtgtgtgtgtgtgtgtgcatgtgtgcgccaGGGTAAGAGGCCATGTCTCAGCAGGGTTCAGTGGGAGAatctgagggtgtgtgtgtgtgtgtgtgtgtgtgtgtgcgcgcgcgcgccaGGGTAAGAGGCCATGTCTCAGCAGGGTTCAGTGGGAGAatctgagggtgtgtgtgtgtgtgtgtgtgtgtgtgtgcgcgcgcgcgccaGGGTAAGAGGCCATGTCTCAGCAGGGTTCAGTGGGAGAatctgagggtgtgtgtgtgtgtgtgtgtgtgtgtgtgtgtgtgtttttcggggggtggggagtggcccTTATCTCTTGGTGTGCTGTCCTTATCACCACTTTACTCCTCAGCAGGGTTCAGTGGGAGAatctgagggtgtgtgtgtgtgtgtgtgtgtgtgtgtgtgtgtgtgtgtgtgtgtgtgtgtgtgtgtgtgtgtgtgtgtttcggGGGGTTCAGTGGGAGAatctgagggtgtgtgtgtgtgtgtgtgtgtgtgtgtgtgtgtgtgtgtgtgtgtgtgtgtgtgtgtgtgtgtgtgtgtgtgtgtgtgtgtgtttcggggggtggggagtggcccTTATCTCTTGGTGTGCTGTCCTTATCACCACTTTACTCCTCATTCCCTCAGTTTTTTGCCCACTCAGAACTGTTTTGGGCCTAGGCATCCAGAGGACTACTGGTGTGTTTAATTGGGCTTCTTGCCCCTGGAGAAGGTAGACAAGTCCAAATAGGGGGCATCTGCTTTTACCCAAGGTAGGCTGCCATCTTTGGGTACCATCCCCAACTCTGCTGCCAGTCTCCTGTATGAACCTGGGCTGGGCTTCAGCTCCTTTTCCTCAGCAAGGAGACCAGAGACTCTCCCCTGTCCTTCCTGGGGGCCACTGTGAGCAAGAGGAAACAGCTGAGGAGCTGAATGATAGGATGGAGAGGATACTGTTCTAGGGAAACCCTGTAGGGGTTAAAGCCCCTAAGTTCTCTCTTTCCCATGCCTGGTCCATGTTGGGAGGCCTGAGACAAGCTGCCAAGTCAGAGCCACTGCAGGGTGATAGCCCTGGGAGAGGGGGCTAAGGCTTGGCGGGAAGACACTGCAGAAACACCCATGACAATGTGAATGCCCCATCTCAGAACAGCTTTTCCTGCCAGTCAGCTGGCAACATCAGAAATAGTTTGTCATgggccggcttgtggctcactcgggagagtgtggtgctgagaacaccaaggccccgggttcggatcccatatatggatggccggttcgctcactggctgagcgtggtgctcacaacaccaagtcaagggttaagatccccttaccggtcatctttaaaaaaaaaaaaaaaaaaagaaatagtttgtcatgccgagcccgtggcacactcgggagagtgcggcgctgggaacgcagtGACGCTTCCGCagcccaccgcgggttcggatcctatataggaatggccggtgcactcactggctgagtgccggtcacgaaaaagacaaaaaaaaaaaaaaaaaagtagggccggcccgtggctcactcggtagagtgcggtgctgataacaccaaggccacgggttcggatcctatatagggatggccggtttgctcactggctgagcatggtgctgacaacaccaagccaagggttgagatccccttaccggtcatcttttaaaaaaaaaaaaaaaaaagaaatagtttgtCAGGGTCATTGGCCAAGCCTGGGAGTTGGAGGTTGAAGAAGAGGAAGCATCTGAATAGGTCTCAGCCTCTTGTTCCCAGCTGCCTCCTTTGCTGCTGGAGGCCAGGATGACCTCACTCAATGGAGAATCCTGACTTCTGGGCATCATTTCTAAAGCACTTCATGTCATAGCTATGACTATATAAGTTCTCCATCtatggaagaggaaagaaacccAGAGctattgtttgtttggttttggggGGACTATCCAGTActgggatcagaacccttgaccttggtgttataaggttgtgctctaaccaactgagctaactggccagaaaCCCAGAGCTATGGCATACCTTGCACAAGGTCACCTAGCTGAAACTGGAATAGATGCTGAGGTCAGAAGAACATCCTGGCTCTGCGCTGCCCCCTCCAAGGCAGCTCGCAGGTGCCTCCgaagaaggaagaaagcaagGACAGAACTAACATGTATTTAGCACCTGGGGCATTCCAGCActgcacaggctttatgaacctCGTTTCTTTTATATCTCTCATAATAGTCTGCCCCTCAGGGTGCAATATCAGGGAGCCAAGACTACCAGTCTGTTCCCCTTTAGGGTTTCAGCACGCTCCATTCCCCATCCCGCCTTCCCTGACTCACCTTGACCTTCCTGTCATCTGCTGTTGTCTCATCGAACTCCACCTCCAGCTTAAAGCTGATCTCGGTGCTCTTGAAGGTGCTCTGTGTTTTTATGGTGATAGTGTCCCCATTCTTTTCTATGATTGTGGTAGGCTTGGTCATGCTGGCCACCTGCCTGGTAGCAAAACCCACACCTAAGGGCAGGGGGAAGGTTATGAGTATAATAAGCTGGATTTGTGGAAAAGAGAAGACTATATACCTTTGAAAGCCTCtgcatggcttttttttttttcttttaaaagatgaccggtaaggggatcttaacccttgacttggtgttgtcagcaccacgctcacccagtgagctaaccggccatccctatggccttggtgttatcagtaccacctctcccgagtgagccacgggctggccctgcatgaccatttttaaattcagtcttCCCCTTAGCTCTTTGTGGTGAACAGAGACCATTGATCCCATTAGACAGATGAGAAATTTATGTAACAGGCATGCAATAGcaagtcagtggcagagctgggattagaatAAACTACTACTAAGTGCTTTCTGTGTGGGAAGAACTACATAGTTAGATCTCATTCAGTCCTTCCTGTGCCTCTGAAAAGTTGAtactattatctccactttacagatacAAAAACTGAGATAAAGTCCAGATCTGAGATTGAAGCCTAGAATTATTTGTTCCACAGCTCACTTAACTGCTCAACCACACCACCTCCCAATGCTGGAGCATCAGGCTGCCTTTCAGGGCACCTGAGCAGCTTCCAGGCCAGGGGCTGAAAAAGAGGATTGTGGACTTCAACTCCCAAAGCCTTAGGAACAAGAATTTTCTGTCTTTGGAAGTTTACCCTAAAAACTGAGAATCATTAGTGCTCTTGTCCCCCACATATGGCAACACAATGTTTTCAAAGTCTCTTCTTAGCTATGATTAAGAGGTAAATACAAAGGGAGTGTTTGTCCCATTGTACAGATTTAAGAGGCCTAAAGTGGTAGTGACAGTAAGTTAAGACTCAAATTCAGGTCTCCTGACTCTCAGTCCAAGGCCGTATGGGGACTCTCCTCCTGACCCAAGCATGGCTTCCCTGGCTGCTGGGTAAAAACCTAAGTGTCCTGCAAGTAAGTGAAGAACAAAGAACTCTTAGAGCCTTCaccccttccctgggatctgtcCTTTGGCTCCCAACTTCCCATCATGACCGTCCTGTCCCTCTGCCCCTAGCTGAGCTGTTCTGCAAGGCAGAGGTGAGGCAGAAAGCAGCCCTGTGTGGTAAGGTGGTGTGTATGAAGTCTCCAAATGTAACTGGCTACATAGTGCTTGCTGGAAGCTAGGTACTTTGCACATGCCCTACATGGGTGGTTTTACTTAATGCTTGTAACAGCCCTAAAGGCTCTTATTTCCCCAACttaaaaatgaggctcagagggccggcccatggctcacttgggagagtgtggttcttcttttttttttttttttaaagatgaccggtaaggggatcttaacccttgacttggtgttgtcagcaccacgctcagccagtgagcgaaccggccatccgtatataggatccgaacccgtggccttggtgttatcagcaccgcactctccggagtgagccacgggccggcccgagagtgtggttctgataacaccaaggccacgggttcagatccctatatggggatggccagttagcttatttgggagagcgcggtgatgacaacaccaagtcaagggttaagatccccttaccagtcatctttaaaaataataataataataataaagtaaaaatgaggctcagagagtgaaGTATCTTTTCCAAAGccaaataaagaataaatgattGATCTAAATTTGAATCTAGGCTCCAAAACTGTTCACTATTCCTACTGACCATTCTGCCCAGCACATAATCCAGGCACCAAGGCTACCAGTTATACCTGTGGTCATTGGTACTAGGCTGGGCCTTTTGCCCCCTGTGCACCCTTGGTATAGAGTAAGAGGGGTAAGGGGCTGCCTCTGCAGCTGTGCAGGTGCCAGCCCATCCTGCTTGGCCAGCAAGGGACTTAACCTTGCTGCCTTGTGTTAGAGTGAGTCAGGCCAATCACACTCCCCAGCACAGACCAGGGCCTTGTTGCTGTACCAGAAGCTGTTTGCTTAGGACCCACGGAGAGGTATGGCATGTTTGAAGAAGGAAAATACTGTGGGATGAGTGAGGGACTGAGGCAAGAGAAATTAAGATAAAACTAGGCTGACAGACTTTAGGAGACTCAGTAATAGCTGGGttctacataaaaatgaaatcaaagccATTTACTGAGCGCTGAGGAGGGTCTTTCCTGTCCAGCAGTCCTCATCCCATACATCTGCACAATGACAACAGCAAGCTGGATGGAATCTCAGCCACTAATGTAAGAAGCTGACCCCAAACAGGTCTTTAGGGAGACCAGTCACCTAGTCCCGAAGTTGGGGCAGAATAAGGGAACAAGGGTGGTAAGGTTGTTGTAGCTCAGTTCAGGGACTCTGCTCTTTGGACCAAATGTCTGCTTTTGGAGGAGGAACTAAATGTGGGCATTCCAATTTCCAACAGGTGCCCAGGGCCCTCTGCTTCTCAGAGTGACTGCCTTTCTTGATTGAGTCACTGTGCATAGTACCCAGGATAGGGTAGGGGCAATTGAGAGTTTTGGCCTCAAAAGCTACTCCCGTGGGCACTATTTCACAAAAGGATTAGGGGCAGAGGTGAGGTGTGTGGGGTGGACTTCCTCCCCACCTTCTTTGCATATCTGCTGCAGTCCAGCTCTCCTACCTTGGAAGGAAGGCATGGAATCCAGCTCAACCATGACCACCATTCCGGTTTTCCCTGTCCTAGCCTGGGGGGCTATGATAATCTCATAGCTGGGAATTGCTGAGAAAAGGCATCATCCTCTTGATCTAAGCCCAAACCAGGAGAGGAAGGGCTGAGGTCAGTCATTATAGCTAAGCAGTTCCTACAACTCTTCCACTACCAGGGCTTAAAGGTAATAGGAAGAACTCTGGACTACAGATCTAGAAACCCTAGGTTTGCATATCAGCTTTGCTGTGGTATATAAcaagtttcttctctctctgggtTCGTTTCCCTATCTATCAAACTAGGCAAGGTATGGTGACCTCCAGCGTCCTCCCCTGTAAGACTCTTTGAATCTTTATTCTTCCTCATCCCAATGCCACACAGCTATCCACACCCTCCTAGACCAATGACTCTGTTTAGTAGGTCTTGACCTTGCTCTGGGACCTTCTGCTGCACTCCAGAAATCCAAAGGCTATCTACACTCTAGGCCCCTCACACTAGTGGCTGAACCTTGGGCTATAGAAAAGGCCCAGCTGGTGATGGGCCTCTTGCCCCACCTTACCACTAGGCTCACTCACTGACAGTGATTGAGGCCTGGTAACACACCACTGCAGGACAAGGTCAGACTGGAGGGTGAGAAAGACCAGCAACAGTCCCCTTCCTTAACCCAACATGGAGGGACAGGGATTGTTGCTAACTGCAGGTTTCTCTCACCTCCTGCCCATGTCTGATTCACTGATTACCgttttcctccccactccctcctcctAGGTATTTCCTAATTCTTTAAGCCATAGTACACTCCTCACCCACCCCATTCCCTTTCTAGATTGTCTCCTCCAGTTTCTAAATCACACATGCCCCTGTTCTTTTTCTCCCCTGGCTAGCCTCCCACCTTCTGTGATCAGTGCTCTCCTTTTATCCAAATCCTCCTCCTACCTCCATATACCCCCTCTTCCTCGAAAGCGTCCCCCTGCCCCCTCATCGACGGGCACAGCCGCCTCCTTCTTCCCCTACCTGGGTATTCTCGCCAAGTTCGAGCCGTGAAAGCCCCCTCCAAACAGGCCGTGCATGCTCTAGAGCCTAGGCTGTCACCTCCGCGTCCCCCTGCTCCCCAACTCAGACGAGTAGGGATGCAGCAGGCGGCGCAGGACACAGCCAGGCAGGAGCGCTGCGCCAGCCCCACCCCAACCCGGCATCCGAGAGCCGCGGCTCGCTCACCGATTGACTTCATGTAATCATCGAAATTCTTGCTGTCCACTAGCTTCCAGGTGCCCACGAAGGCGTCCACCATGGTGAGTCTTGGCTGAGAAAGATGAGAGCAGACGTGCAAGGACTCTAAGACTGGCGGCTCCCTGCCCAAGCAGCCGCTTTAAATAGCCATTGCGTCACGTGATGAGACAAGGCCCACGCCCCCGGCTCCCGAAATAGGAAACCCCAGGCTGGCGCTCACCCGTTGAGGGGGGAGGGGACTAGCCCTTGGCGTCCCGTTTTCCTGAATCAGCGTGGGTGCCTCGCCTCGGAATCCCTGCCCCAGGCTGCAGGACCTGCTCCCACCCTAGCCTCAAGGCGTTCTTCATCATCTAAGAAAGAAGCAGTTGGAGCACGCCCTGAGCTAGGGAGCATGCCATTGATCTATTCCATCTCCCGATCACTCCGCCAGCTGGGGGTCAGAGCAGAGATAAGATTAGAGGAGAAAGGAAACTGGCCCTTGGGCTGGTTGGTGCCCACGCCCAGGAAAGCTCTAGCTGACTGTTCTGTCACAGGCATCTTTGCCTTCGTTTTCCAGGTGAGGAGCGGGAGACTCAGAAGGGAACTGACAAGGTCACAAGAAATAAGTAGCAGAGGGTGAACTGGTGCCCAGATTGCAAGCCTGGTCcagctggctccagagcccacactctcATGCCACTTCCATTGCAGGGAGAGTCACATGGGGCACCGTCTGCGGCTGAGCTGCCACCATGTACTCCACCTGTTCTGGGCGAAAGTGTGACCCTTCCCTTGGTGCCCCACTGGCCACACACGTGCTTGCTTGCTCCTCCTTATACAGGAATGTCTCTGGCTGGCGCCTTGCCCCCTTGCTCCAGGCTGTTCTGACAGCTCTGAGCTTTTGCTTAGCTTGTTCCCTTCACCCTCCTTCAGAAGTTccatcagggccggcccgtggctcactcgggagagtgcggtgctgataacaccaaggccccgggttcggatcccatatacggatggccagttcgctcactggctgagcgtggtgctgacaacaccaagtcaagggttaagatccccttaccggtcatctttttaaaaaaaaaaaaaaaaaaaaaaaaaaaaaaagttccatcaATTCAGTCAGCTTTTCAAGGCCTGAGACCACCTACCCCACTCACTGCCCTTTCTATGACCTCTGC
The sequence above is drawn from the Cynocephalus volans isolate mCynVol1 chromosome 8, mCynVol1.pri, whole genome shotgun sequence genome and encodes:
- the FABP3 gene encoding fatty acid-binding protein, heart yields the protein MVDAFVGTWKLVDSKNFDDYMKSIGVGFATRQVASMTKPTTIIEKNGDTITIKTQSTFKSTEISFKLEVEFDETTADDRKVKSIVTLDGGKLVHVQKWDGQETTLVRELSDGKLILTLTHGSAVSTRTYEKEA